A segment of the Superficieibacter sp. HKU1 genome:
CCGCGTAAGTAAATGTGCTGCTGCTTTTTTAATTAGCGCTGACAAATGAGAAAATATGCCATATGATATTGGTTATCATTATCACTGTGAGAGGCGGAAGCATGTTGCAGCGAGCGCTGGGAAGTGGCTGGGGGGTGTTGATCCCCGGCATTATTATTGCGGGTCTGACATTTGCCGATCTGTCTATGAGCGTCTGGCGCGGATTAATTGTGCTGGGGCTGTTGCTGACGTCGGGTATGATCTGGCACAAGCGGCTGCGTCATTTTGTTCTTCTGCCGTCGGGCATGGTGCTGATCGGTGGCATGATGCTGGTGATGATGAATCTGAAACTTATGGGATAAGAAAGGAAGGGAAAAGATAAGATATCTGGTGCGAGGGGGGGGACTCGAACCCCCACATCCTAAGGACACTAACACCTGAAGCTAGCGCGTCTACCAATTCCGCCACCTTCGCACAGTCATCTTACTTTTTTTGATATCGCCTCGTTGGTGCGAGGGGGGGGACTTGAACCCCCACGTCCGTAAGAACACTAACACCTGAAGCTAGCGCGTCTACCAATTCCGCCACCTTCGCCCAGTGCGAGCAATATCAACGTGGATTATGGTGCGAGGGGGGGGACTTGAACCCCCACGTCCGTAAGGACACTAACACCTGAAGCTAGCGCGTCTACCAATTCCGCCACCTTCGCATACCATCGACACTCAAAAAGTATCGTTACCACGGAGGCGCATTCTAGATGTTTTCAACTTTTCGTCAATAGTTAATTGCGCAGGACCGTTTAATTGCTGCAAAAACGGTCATTTATTGACGGCGGTTACAGGCCGGATAAGCGAAGCGCTATCCGGCGTTAACCGCGCGGGTTAGCGGGTCGTTATGACTTCTTCGCCTGACGCGTCATGATCGCACGATACACCTTAAAGCGACCCGTTTGCGCGAGCACTTCATGGAAGCCGAAGGTTTCATCCAGCGCCTGGGGATAAGGCAGGAAGGCGTTAGCCACAATCCGCAATTCGCCGCCGCTGTTTAAATGACGAACCGCGCCGCGAATCAGCGTTTGCGCGGCTTCAAAGCTGGTCTGCATCCCGTCATGGAACGGCGGGTTGGAAATAATCATGTCAAAACGCCCCGTCACGTCGGAGAAGACGTTGCTGGCGAAAACCTCGCCTTCCAGTCCATTAGCGGCAAGCGTTGCGCGGCTGGCTTCTACCGCTGGAGCGCTGACGTCACACAAGGTCAGACGCACTTTAGGCGAGTGGCTGGCGAGCACCGTTGCCAGCACGCCTGCACCACAACCGACATCCAGCACTTTACCTTTCGTGTGCGGGGTGAGCGTGGAGAGCAGAAGCTGGCTGCCTGCATCCAGACCGTCGCGGCTAAAGACGCCCGGCAGCGTTTTGATGGTCAGATCGTTAAGAGCGTACTCATTCCAGAACGCCTGTGCATCAAACGTCGGCTGTTTTTCCAGACGACCGTGATACAGACCGCAGCGGCGCGCGCTGTCAATTTTGTTGAGCGGAGCCAGATCGGCCAGCATCTGCTCGGCGCTACGCACGCCGCTGCGATTTTCACCAACCACAAAAATATCGGTGCCGATGGGCAGCAGAGACAGCAGATTCAGCAACTGAAACTGTGCTTCCGGCTTGTTCTTCGGCCAGTAGTAAATCAGCGTATCGCAGTCGGCGACATCCGCCGCTTCAGCAACCAGGCTGAAACGCACGCGATCGCCCATCTGGCGGTCCAGCACCTGCCAGTGATGATACATTTGCGTATGGGCGCGGCTGAATGCCGTTTCAAGGCGAGCGGGCAGGTCATCCTGCAAATCACCGGCAAAAATTATACGGCTCTGTTCGAAATCATCACTGTGGCGCAGCAAGACTTCACTTGCCGGAGTAAAAGCAGACATGAAAGGTTCCTCTATTATACCTGGCGGCGATTATAGAGGTTTGTTGGCGCAGTTTCGACGAATTTGCTATATTTGCGCCCCTGACAGACAGGAGCGCTCACCTATGACAACCCGACGAGAGTGGCAATTACAGCAGCTGGGCATCACCCGGTGGTCGCTACGCCGTCCCGGCGCGCTACAGGGTGAAATCGCCATTACGCTGCCGGCGCACGTACGTCTGGTGATGGCTGGCAACGATCTGCCCGCGCTTAATGAACCGTTAATCCGCGATATTCTGCGGGCTTTAGCTCTGACGCCCGATCAGGTCCTGCAATTGACGCCGGATCGGGTTGCCATGTTGCCTGAAGGCAGCCGCTGTAATAGCTGGCGTCTGGGCACCGACGAGCCGGTGTTGCTTGAGGGCGCGCAAATGGCAACGCCGACCTGGGCTGACTTACGTTCTAATCCGGCGGCCCGTGCCGCGCTATGGCAACAAATTTGCACTTATGAACACGATTTCTTTCCTCAACACGACTGATTTCGCCCGCGCCTGGGAAATTGAAAAGCGCGCCCACGCCTTTCCGTGGAGTGAAACTACCTTCGCGAGTAATCAGGGCGATCGCTATCTCAACTACCAGCTCATTACTGAGGGAAAAATGGCGGCATTTGCCATCACTCAGGTGGTGCTGGATGAAGCCACGCTGTTCAATATTGCCGTTCACCCGGCTTTTCAACGGCGGGGATTCGGACGTGAGCTGCTCGAACACCTGATCGATGCGCTGGAAAAACGCGGCGTCGTCACGCTGTGGCTTGAGGTACGCGCGTCTAATGCCGCCGCCATCGCGCTGTACGAACATTTAGGTTTTAACGAAGCGACGATCCGCCGCAACTATTACCCCACCGCCGACGGGCGGGAAGACGCCATAATAATGGCGCTGCCAATAAGCATGTAACAAAAGGTGAAATGATGACGTGGGACTGGATATTTTTTGACGCGGACGAAACGCTGTTTACCTTTGATTCGTTCGGCGGCTTACAGCGGATGTTTCTCGACTACAGCGTGACCTTCACCGCAGACGATTTCCAGGACTACCAGGCCGTTAATAAGCCGCTGTGGGTGGATTATCAGAACGGCGCCATCACGTCGCTTCAGCTCCAGCATCAGCGTTTTCAGGGCTGGTCCGAACGCCTGAGCGTCCCGGCGGGCGACCTTAACGCTGCTTTTTTAAATGCGATGGCCGAAATCTGTGCGCCGCTGCCGGGCGCGGTATCGCTGCTTGATGCGCTACGGGGTAAAGCAAAGCTCGGGATCATTACCAATGGTTTCACCGCGCTACAGCAAATTCGCCTTGAACGCACCGGCCTGCGCGATTATTTTGATCTCCTGATCGTCTCTGAAGAAGTCGGCGTTGCCAAGCCCGATGCGCGGATCTTTGATTATGCGCTGGCGCAGGCGGGCAATCCGGATCGTTCCCGGGTGCTGATGGTAGGCGATACCGCCGAGTCGGATATTCGCGGCGGCATCAATGCCGGACTATCGACCTGCTGGCTGAATGCGCATGGTCACGTCCTGCCAACGGACCTTAAGCCGACCTGGACCGTCACCTCATTACGCGAACTGGAGCAGCTCCTGTGTAAACATTGATTGTCTGACCGATGCTCTTGAGTACAATAGCCGCAATTTTCGTATTTTACGCTGCGTGGCCTGCTGCCGCGCACCTACACAGAAGATGTTAACTATGACGTTGTCTCCTTATTTGCAAGAGGTGGCGAAGCGCCGTACTTTTGCCATTATCTCTCACCCCTATAAGCTACCTGCCGTTAACTAAATTCAAATCCATCATTATTCTTCAAACTCCTTTCACTAATCCATATAACATGTTGGTGTGCGTGGCTTTTCATTCTTCATCTCATACCAATTCCTTTCATTTGAATCATTGTTAATTCGATTACTTTCGCCAAATTTCTGTACATGCTATTGTACATAATGTACAAACCAGATAAGTTTTTTTAGTTTGTACAAGGTGGGCTATGGCACTGTCGGATACGTGGTTACGTTCGGTAACGGGCAAGGAACGCGAAAAGGTTATAGTGAAGTCGGATCGGGATGGCTTATCTGTCAGAGTATCACCGAAAGGGCGCGTGGTTTTTCAGTACCGCTATCAGTGGGCGGGAAGAGGCGAGCGTATGGATATCGGAACTTATCCCGCCACAGGCCTTAAAGAAGCACGAGACGAGGTGATCCGGCTTCGCGGAGAACTTGAGGCAAACAGAAACCCGAAACTGGTCCGCCTGGCTGAGAAGAGAAAAGCTACTGGAGCGCTGACCATTGAAGCGGCTATCACGGTTTGGTACGACACCTATTGCCTCAAGAATAAAAAAGGCGCGGATCAAATCCTTCGATCCTTTCAAATCCACCTTTTTCCCAAAATAGGAAGCATGCCGCATGATGCCGCTAGTCTGCATGACTGGCTGGAGGTTCTGGAGCCGCTAAGCCTAAAGCTGCCTGGTATTGCTGATCGTTTGCTGGTTAACGCAAAGCAGGCGCATGCATGGGCTTATAAGAGAAAGCTGGTGGAGAACCGCCCGCTGTCCGACATAACCAGTAAGGACATGGACATCAAAAAAGGGCAGGGTGAGAGATTCCTTAGCCATGAAGAAATCAGAATTCTGTATGCTGCTATCGAAGGTTCCCGCATGGTTCCAAAGTATCGGGCCTTTATAAAACTGTTGCTGCACTTTGGTTGTCGGCCTGCTGAGCTAATCGGTGCAAGGGTTAGTGATTTCGACATGCTCAGCAAGGTATGGACAGTTCCGCCAGAACGGCATAAAACAGGAACGGTAACAGGAAAGCCATTGAAGAGACCGATAATAGAGCCGATAGAAGAATTGATTAAGCATTCCATTTCGATGAACAATGGTTCAGATATGCTTTTCACTAAAGAGAATAGTCGCGAACCTGTTGGCAAATCATCTCTCCAGTCTTTGCCATACAACCTGACTAAGTATGCCTGGCGGAGACTAGGATATCAGTTTCCTCACTGGTCGCTTTACGATCTGAGAAGAACCGCAAGAACTAATTTTTCTGACCTGACAGAGCCACATGTGGCTGAAATAATGCTCGGTCATAAACTGCCAGGGGTTTGGCAGGTTTATGACAAGAGCGATTATCTCGAAGCACAGCGAAAAGCTTACCGGGCGTGGTGGGAACGGGTTGAGACCATTGTTAAGGTGTAACCCCGGCGAACCGTTGAATTTTATGCGCCGCCCATTTGTTGGGACAGGATTTAATATCCGGGTCCGGGAACTCGGGGCGGTACTTCTGTCCCGTTTTTCCATTTATGCTGTTCCAGCGAAGCACTGTTGATACGGAAACTCCGCAGTAGTCGGCCACCTGTTTAGTTGTCATTAAATCGCTCATACTCACCTCACACCACATTCAGGCCACGGCAGTGGCACCACACATCAAACATCCGCTTAACCACTTCCCGGCAATAGTAACCGTTAATATCTCGCGTAACGTCGTACCGCCCGCCATAACGGAGCCGGACCCACATCTCAAATTCCCGGTTCATTATTCTGAGCCTCTTCCAGTTTTTCACGGGCGCGCTGTGCACATCGTGCGAAGGATGATGGCGTCACAATGTCGCGCAATTCTGCAATGAGGTAATCATTGTGCTGCTGGTGCGATTGCACGTTTTGCTCTTTTTCCAGTTGACGCAGGACCGCCAGGCGGGCAGTGACCAGCCGACGTTTGGCTTTTACCGTGCGCAGCGCCTTCTCAGCGCTCTTTCTCCATGCGCTTGACCCAACAGTGCCGTATGACTGTTCGATCTGCTGCTCAATACTCAACTGCGCCATTTCCGCGTTCGCCAGTTGTTCGAGACAGGCAACAACAGTGTTAAGGTTGTTAGTGTCGATATGTGTTTTCTGCATCACTCTGTTGTCTCCTGTTCTGCTTCAATAATGGCGTCAACCGCATGCATCAGGCTGCCTGCCATCTCGTCATAATCACACCATGCGTCCTGATTCAGGAACGCATCCAGAATGACCGGCGCAAGCATGGCAACCAGGTGCTGGCGGTAGGTCATGGCAGCGCCCGGGCGGGGAATTGTCTGGTATTTGCCATTACTCATCGTGAAATCTCCTGTAATGCAATTTTGTATGCCCGAAGCATGCGGTTTGATGGACCGGAAATAACGGTTTTCATGCAGAAGAAACCGGTACGCCTTGAGGAAAGCCCCTGGACCATAAACAGAGTGATGTCGACCACCAGATTGTGCCGGCGGAACTCAAACACAGTGCTGGTAATGACAAGTTTCGACACCGCGCCCTGGTCCTTAAATTCGATTTTCATCTCAGAAGCTCCTCAATCACTTTAAATGTGTCATCCGTACAGGGCATAACAACGAACTCTGGGTTGCCATAAATGGCGTTGATAACTGGATCGAACTGAATTCGCACCCCGGTAAGGTCGCCAGAGGGCCGCAACTGAACGGGAATGAACTTCTTCTCGCGCCCGAACATCTTCTGCGGGTAGCTAAGATATTCAGCCTGAATAACTGGATTGATGCCGAAGTCGATTTTTCCCGGAATAACGCGATCCATATCAGGAAAGCGACCATCGACAAGTTTGATGCCACTAATTGAGATCCGGCGTTCGTAGGCGTCACGATGAATGGCGAACGCTTCTTTGTTTAATACCAGCTCGGTAGTTTCTGCTTTCGCCGGAACCGGTCCTTCAAACTGAACGATGATGTTTTTCTTCGTCCGGATGCCGTGCTCCATGCGCAACGCGACATACCCGTTAGTTGCCTCGATATGTTTCGGAGTGATGTGTACCCCGTTCAGGTAGTAACGGACATCGTTTTTAGCAGCGCACACCAGGGCAGCGCGGATAAGTTTCGACTGGATGATCATGCGTCTGCCCCCGCGAAGACCTCTTTCGGGTCTTTGCGCAGAACGAACCCGCCAAACTCAGGATTCTGCCAGCGCTTGCGCTTACCACTCGGACGGGACGATTCCTCCAGCAGCACCTGAAAGGCATGCAGGAATGATTCACGATGCACACACAGACCACGGACGCCAGGTAACTGTCTGGATGGCAGGTTTGCGAACCGAACAAGGCGACGACAGGAAGGATCGGACAGACCGGTTTCCCACGAAATCTTATGTACCGGAACGAATTCAGTATCGGTATTCACGAATTCATTCGAACCGATGCGCTGTTGCGGTACTGCTGGGGATGCAGGCGCAGCAGTAACCAGGTTCGCACCGCTAACCTCCATTACCGCCTTCATCGTCGCTGATGCTGTCGCTTCGGCAACCACTCGGGCCAACGAAAGAATATCGTTATTCATGCTGATCTCCTGCTGGTGTGATTTAACGACTGACGCTTCTTTGCTGTAAGTCCCGGTTGTCATGATGGCGGGGAGCACATCCTCACAAACCCAGTCCTGCACACGTTCAGCGGAGGGAAGCTGGCTGCGCAGGATAAGCCGGAACAAATCAGCCTGACCTGCAAGCTGGGTTCCACGCGGTTTATCACCAAAACCCAATTCTAACGATTCGTTATAATCAAGTTTAATCAGAGACTTGCAATGGTCTTTCAGCGCTTTGGCTGGGTTTGTGTATCCAAGGGATTTAGCAAGTTCTACAGCGTCAAAGGCTGGCTTCCCTTCATAAAGAATTCCGCTCATCGAAAAGTTCAGCTCATCAGAGCTAAAGGTCATCAGTTGGTTATTCATCGCTTTCTTCCTCCAGTTCCTTTGCTTCACGTTCTGCAATCACGTCGAGTTCAGCATTGAGTGAATCCGCCTCGCCATAGGTGGCTACACGGATCGACTGTAGGGTAGGGCTGCTGAGTCCGTCCCGGCCTTCACAAATGCTGACCGCAGCATTAACGGCTGCGCCAGTCTCACTATTACCCTGGGTAAAGATCGTGTATTCACAGCGATCACCTTTTCTTGTCACCATAAAGGTGACTCGGTACCACATGCTGATAAGCTCATTTTTCACATCATTTCCCTCATTGCATAAGCGGCACGCCTGGCACGCCTTCGGTCTGTAATTGCGCGATAAAGCCGTTGTGCAACCGGTCCATTGCCTCCCGGCCAAAAGCACTCAACGCGAATCCTTTTTCCGGGTGGAATTCCACCATGCCCCTGTACATCTGCAACGCCAGCGCCAGTCCTTCTTCACGCCCGTATTTTTCGATAGCGACAGACTCGATGTGACTGGACATAGCAAAGCGCACCGGCCCGGGGTAAATACTCATGCCGCCGCGCTCGCCGAGAAAGATAACCGCCCGGTCAAAGCCACCATCTTCATTCGGAACATCAACGGTGCCGTTTTTGTCGCGCTCCTCATTGATGAATACAGTTGCAACCAGCCAGCGACAGAGAATGATTTCCTTCCTGACCGGAAACTGGATCCATCCAGCCTGTTTTGCATCCTGAATGCACAACTGCCAGCGAAAACCTTCATGTGTGCGATGATCGAAATAAGAGCTGTCAAACTGACGAACCGCACCTGACCAGCCGATAACACGGTTTCCAGTCCGAATTCCGTTGGGAGTGGCCACAGGGTTAATTTTCTTATCGTTCATCAGTTCATCCCCGCTGGTTTACTGGCCTGAAGCGCTGCAACATCTTTCACATAGCGGTCATGCATGGACTCCCAGCGCTCATGCCATTTCTGCATTGCACGTTTGCGGGCAAGGATTCGACGCAGACGGCGCATGCAACGCTGGTGGGCAGACAGATACTCAGCGGTAGTTTCTCCGTCGCGCCAGATTTCCATATCGTCACGATCAATGCGTACTTGTGGATGCCGCTGTTTGAAACCCGACATACCAAACGCCTGAGTTGTCATGAAGAATGCGAGGTAGCGGATCGCTGTATCGCGGGTGAAACACTTTTTGATGCGGCCATGCCGGGCAGCAACGAATAACGGACCAGCAGGGGTTTCATAGATTCTGATCGCCTGGTCAATTGCAGAATTAGTGCGGTTGTTTTTCATTTTCTGTCCTTTAATTTGCTATATCTTTCGTGACTCATTACTGCCCAGTTCTGGCCGCCATCGCGGGACAACAGCCGCCAGCGCAGATTTACTTTCAGGCTCAGATGGCCGGTTTTGTACATTCGGCGGGGATGGATTCTGCCGGCCCGGTACTGGCGAAGAATGTGAACCGCCTGTCCATGAACCCATTCAGGAATTCGTATCGCTGTCAGTGCCACCAGCTACCTCCTCAATCCTCAGCTCCATGTCGCGTGCCATTTCGATAAACGTTGCCAGTGAGCAAATGTGTTCATCATCCAGCAGCCGGCGGTCGCATATCACCCTCCCGTTTTGAATGTGCAGGACTACCCGCCCTGTAAAATCAGGGAGGACATGCAGATCCACGTTCAATACTGGGCGCGGAATCTGCACACCCTGATAGAGCATCGTTTGCTGATTAGTCATTTTCAGTCTCCGCATTAACTGGTTCATGCTTTTTAACGAACTCAACCAGCTCAGAAATAAGCTCGTCGATTAACTCCTTACCGCTTTCTGTCAGGAATTCACCGCTACCATTTACATCAACAGAGCTGCTGTAAATTCCCTTAATAGCTTTTACGCCTTCGATATTTCCATACTCACTGATAGCGAGCCTTTCGAATTTTCGTAATAAACCATCCAGAAGAATCTCTGTTAACTCGACCGTGTTAATACCGCCTTTATTGAGCTTAATAACTAGGAAGTAGTTGCCTGTCTTGCGCTGGTGGCGTAATAATGCTGCCTTCATGATTCGGCGGCGATATGTGTTTATCACATTATCCATATTCATCTCCCGTAAGCTTTACGCAGGTAGAGTGACGCAATTACTTCCTGACCGTTGGCAGCGTATAGCAGGGCTACTTTATATGCTGCTTTGTCTTTGATGAATGTCATACGAAACGCCTCACCGCCAGAGAAGCAACCACACGCCCATGAATTTGCATGTCACTTTGTTCATCATGAGTGAGAATAAATGCACGGTAGTGATAGTTGTCAGAAATTATATTTAACGCGCCATTGTCCAGAGGCTCTATGCGTTTAATAAATACGCAAGTTCTTCCAAAAATTTCCCTTGTAAATACATAAATACCCTGAGTTAAAACCCGACCGCCGCAATCAATGAAACCAACAATTTCACAAGGTTCAATAGTTGGCTGCATTGAATCTCCGTCCATCCTGCAACTTTTAACACGATTACCAAAATCATTAATGTTGTCAGAGCCGAACAGCATTTGAGGCGTTTCAATTGGATGATTAATTGCGACGGCGTTAGTCATTTACATTTCCTCAGAGTGAGTTTGTCCCCACCTGTTAAGGTATTAGTTATTCAGGTGTTTAATTTTTATTGATTGGAGGTGAAAATTTTTTTTATGTCTGGGTGACTGTCAATGATTGATTTTGCCTCTTCACATGCCTCGTTATATGACTTGAAAAAATCGACAAGTACAAAATATCCATCGATGCGCTCGTATACAGCGAACTCTATTTCATCGACAAGAGTTGTTATAAATTGATAATTAAAACCTTCATCATGAGGTTGTGTTGCATGAAGATAAGACCAATGAGAATTGGCCGCCCTGAGCTTGGCGTGAATGTCAAATCCCTGGCTGGTTGGCTTTGGGTGTGATGTTTTATTCATCTCATAGGCTCCGTTGTCTGCCGATGAGTTAATAGTACTTTAGGTTTTAGTATTTGCAATACTAAAATTAGAAAATATTAATAACCAAAGGTATTAATATTTGATTTGGAATGAAATTTTTATGAAAAAAAGCCGGAAAACCGGCTTTATGGCAAAGGGGGGATCAAGCGAATCTGTATTTTGCCTCGACGACGACCCCAACAATTCTGCAGTTGCCGTTTATAGGCAGTAAGGGGTAACTTGGATTCAGCGGTTTTAAATATTTCCTTCCACTATCAATAACATACTTTTTAAAGGTTGCCTCGTTTGTGTCGTCTAGTTTAGCCACAACTAAGCTGCCGTTCTTGGGCTCTTTTCCTGTATCCACTAAGATTGCCATGCCTTCGGGAATGCTTATTCCACTTTGCGAAGTCATTGAGTCACCTTGGACACGGAGCCAAAAGCCATCCCCTTCGATATGGGCGTCTGAATCAAGCCATTCGTCGATATCTTTTGGCCCAAATGGCTCAACCGCTTCCGTCCAGTTTCCGGCACTGATCCAGCTTATCATCGGATATGAAGTGGATTTCTTTGGCACAGATAGGAATTCAACATTTTTAGCATATGCATGCATGTTATTGAGTTCTCTAGCTAATCTTGGGCTGAACTCTTCAACCTCAACATCCAGTACCTTTGCGAACATTACCGCAGAACTGATGTTCAATGCATTTCTTCCATTTAAATAATGGCCTACGGCACTTTGAGTAATGTTCATCTGATCAGCGATGTGCTGCTGGGTTAAGCCGAAAATTTTTTTCTTGGACTCATACAAAGCTTTAAGGCGCTTTGCGTCTTCAAGCTGTTCTGTCGTCAGGAGCTTTGTCGTTTTCATAATTTATTTTAATACCTTTAGTTTGAAAATGTCTCCTACTGATAGTACTATCTATTATAGTACTTGTGATACTAAAAAAGTGGGCACAGACATGATGACTATATCGCTCAAAGACTACGTTTCAGAAATAGGCCAGGTAAGAGCAGGCCAGCGACTGGGTGTCACCCAGATTGCAATAAGCAAAGCATTGAGATCTGGACGAAGTATTTTTGTTCAGATCGAAGAGGGGCATATCGCCGCCTTTGAAACTAAGCCGTTTCCAGCAAAACAGAAATCTTCGCGGCGTCTGATGGGGTTAGACCATACAGCAGATTAACCCGTTCAGCATATGGATCTCGCCTACCGTAATCCACGTGGTGTGCGGGTGAATGTCACCGGCTGTAACCGGCAAAAGCAGTAGATTTATTTCACCAGACAGAGGGATCTGTATAAATGCATGCAGCCTGTCCGGAAGTTTCAACAGTATTTCAAGAGGGTTTCAGAGTGAGCCAGTCAGTATATGAATTCGTTAACAGTCATCAATTTGCAAAGCCAATTCACAGGCTCATCATGCTTCGCGTTCTGGCTGCTGGCTCTTTAGATGGTCTGGGTGAACGTAAAATTGATCATGATGTTCTGGCTAACTTTTGCTGCTGTTCACGTCAGGCAATGTTCAAAGAGCTAAAGGTGCTTGAGCGGGCTGGTTATTTGCAAATGAGAAAGATGGACGAGGTGACGCTAGAGGCTACCGTCAGGATCGAGCCTGTGCGCGGCTATACCATAATCGTGAACGAGGCCCGATATGAGCAGTAATATTCTCGGAAACGTCTGGGAGGCTTGCGCTGCTCACGACATCAAGGGTGCCAAGCTGGTGATTATGGCCAGACTGGCTGACTACTCGAACGATGACGGGGTCTGCTATCCGAGCGTTGAGACCATCTGCCGCCAGTTGGGCCTGGGAGAAAGCACAGTCAGAACGGCTATTGCAGAACTGGAGTCTGCTGGCTGGTTACGCCGGGAATCTCGTCGCAAAGGTAATCGCAACACGTCCAATCTTTATCACCTGAATGCAGATCGCCTTGAGGCTCTGGCACGAATTGAGAAGGACAAAGTAACAATGCTGAGACAGCAACGCAGGGCTAAAGATTTTCACCCGTCAGATTCTGAACCTCCAAAATATGAACCGTCAGATTCTGCACGTTCAAACGGCTTTCACCCGTCAGATTCTGCACGTTCAAACGGCTTTCACCCGTCAGATTCTGACAAAAACAGCGTTTTCACCCGTCAGAATCTGACCCCAGATCCACAAGTAAATTCAAAACATGATCCACAAGTAAATTCAAAACATGATCCACAAGGTATTGGCACACCGGCTAAAGCCGATGAGCCGTTACCCAATGCAAAGCAGGATTATTCACCTGATTTTGAAACAGCCTGGCAGGTATACCCTAAACGCGCTGGTGGTAATCCCAAAGCATCAGCTTACAAAGCATGGAAAGCACGGCTGAAAGAGGGGGTTAGGCCAGATGACATGCTGGAAGGCGTAAAGCGTTATGCAGCATACGTCCGCGCAACAGGCAATACTGGCACTCAATACGTCAAGCAGGCAGTAACGTTCTTTGGTCCCGATCGCCATTTCGAAGAGTCCTGGCAGACGCCGTCCGCTCCGGGAGGTGGGCGTCCTGGAATGCTGCCGGTATCCGGGTTTAGTGAACAGGACTATGGCAAAACAGACTGCAACTGGTAACTCAGGAGATTTTGAATGTTGAACATCAAACAGCGTGAAGAAAGAGATAATTTGCTGGCTAAGCGTGACGCATTAACCGAAGAACTTGAGTTTGCAGTGGAGCATAAAAAACCATGGCGGTGGAGCAGCTGGGATGCTGGCGAGATCACCACGGTCTCATGTGACATTCACGGAGATTACAAACGCATGGCGCTGATCGGCAAAGCCCTTCGCGGCGCTGAAAATATCGTTTACTCGTCCTGTCCGAAGTGCGTCAGGGATCAGATTGCCCTGACCGAAGCCGCGCTGCGGGAGCTGCGTGTGAGTGACCTGCTGGACAATGCCGGTATTGCGCGCCGCTTCGAAGCCTGTGAATTTGATAACTACCAGGCCGTGAATCAGGATGCTGCTCAAAACCTGTCTGTATGCCAACGTTACGCCGCCAG
Coding sequences within it:
- a CDS encoding DUF1435 domain-containing protein is translated as MILVIIITVRGGSMLQRALGSGWGVLIPGIIIAGLTFADLSMSVWRGLIVLGLLLTSGMIWHKRLRHFVLLPSGMVLIGGMMLVMMNLKLMG
- the rimI gene encoding ribosomal protein S18-alanine N-acetyltransferase, whose product is MNTISFLNTTDFARAWEIEKRAHAFPWSETTFASNQGDRYLNYQLITEGKMAAFAITQVVLDEATLFNIAVHPAFQRRGFGRELLEHLIDALEKRGVVTLWLEVRASNAAAIALYEHLGFNEATIRRNYYPTADGREDAIIMALPISM
- the yjjG gene encoding pyrimidine 5'-nucleotidase produces the protein MTWDWIFFDADETLFTFDSFGGLQRMFLDYSVTFTADDFQDYQAVNKPLWVDYQNGAITSLQLQHQRFQGWSERLSVPAGDLNAAFLNAMAEICAPLPGAVSLLDALRGKAKLGIITNGFTALQQIRLERTGLRDYFDLLIVSEEVGVAKPDARIFDYALAQAGNPDRSRVLMVGDTAESDIRGGINAGLSTCWLNAHGHVLPTDLKPTWTVTSLRELEQLLCKH
- a CDS encoding S24 family peptidase; protein product: MTNAVAINHPIETPQMLFGSDNINDFGNRVKSCRMDGDSMQPTIEPCEIVGFIDCGGRVLTQGIYVFTREIFGRTCVFIKRIEPLDNGALNIISDNYHYRAFILTHDEQSDMQIHGRVVASLAVRRFV
- a CDS encoding LexA family transcriptional regulator; its protein translation is MKTTKLLTTEQLEDAKRLKALYESKKKIFGLTQQHIADQMNITQSAVGHYLNGRNALNISSAVMFAKVLDVEVEEFSPRLARELNNMHAYAKNVEFLSVPKKSTSYPMISWISAGNWTEAVEPFGPKDIDEWLDSDAHIEGDGFWLRVQGDSMTSQSGISIPEGMAILVDTGKEPKNGSLVVAKLDDTNEATFKKYVIDSGRKYLKPLNPSYPLLPINGNCRIVGVVVEAKYRFA
- a CDS encoding DNA polymerase III subunit psi, yielding MTTRREWQLQQLGITRWSLRRPGALQGEIAITLPAHVRLVMAGNDLPALNEPLIRDILRALALTPDQVLQLTPDRVAMLPEGSRCNSWRLGTDEPVLLEGAQMATPTWADLRSNPAARAALWQQICTYEHDFFPQHD
- a CDS encoding BRO family protein, whose product is MNNQLMTFSSDELNFSMSGILYEGKPAFDAVELAKSLGYTNPAKALKDHCKSLIKLDYNESLELGFGDKPRGTQLAGQADLFRLILRSQLPSAERVQDWVCEDVLPAIMTTGTYSKEASVVKSHQQEISMNNDILSLARVVAEATASATMKAVMEVSGANLVTAAPASPAVPQQRIGSNEFVNTDTEFVPVHKISWETGLSDPSCRRLVRFANLPSRQLPGVRGLCVHRESFLHAFQVLLEESSRPSGKRKRWQNPEFGGFVLRKDPKEVFAGADA
- a CDS encoding site-specific integrase, with protein sequence MALSDTWLRSVTGKEREKVIVKSDRDGLSVRVSPKGRVVFQYRYQWAGRGERMDIGTYPATGLKEARDEVIRLRGELEANRNPKLVRLAEKRKATGALTIEAAITVWYDTYCLKNKKGADQILRSFQIHLFPKIGSMPHDAASLHDWLEVLEPLSLKLPGIADRLLVNAKQAHAWAYKRKLVENRPLSDITSKDMDIKKGQGERFLSHEEIRILYAAIEGSRMVPKYRAFIKLLLHFGCRPAELIGARVSDFDMLSKVWTVPPERHKTGTVTGKPLKRPIIEPIEELIKHSISMNNGSDMLFTKENSREPVGKSSLQSLPYNLTKYAWRRLGYQFPHWSLYDLRRTARTNFSDLTEPHVAEIMLGHKLPGVWQVYDKSDYLEAQRKAYRAWWERVETIVKV
- the rsmC gene encoding 16S rRNA (guanine(1207)-N(2))-methyltransferase RsmC — encoded protein: MSAFTPASEVLLRHSDDFEQSRIIFAGDLQDDLPARLETAFSRAHTQMYHHWQVLDRQMGDRVRFSLVAEAADVADCDTLIYYWPKNKPEAQFQLLNLLSLLPIGTDIFVVGENRSGVRSAEQMLADLAPLNKIDSARRCGLYHGRLEKQPTFDAQAFWNEYALNDLTIKTLPGVFSRDGLDAGSQLLLSTLTPHTKGKVLDVGCGAGVLATVLASHSPKVRLTLCDVSAPAVEASRATLAANGLEGEVFASNVFSDVTGRFDMIISNPPFHDGMQTSFEAAQTLIRGAVRHLNSGGELRIVANAFLPYPQALDETFGFHEVLAQTGRFKVYRAIMTRQAKKS